The following proteins are encoded in a genomic region of Spirosoma sp. SC4-14:
- a CDS encoding sigma-70 family RNA polymerase sigma factor, translated as MSNASNIPALPELLAGCLRNSRRSQELLYRQFYGYAMSICLRYAPTREGALEVLNDGFLKVFTRLEQYEQTQPFKGWLRRILINTAVDHYRQEVRHFYHEDVEQADQAAVAESTDAYSQLAYEELMGLIQRLSPAYRLVFNLYVIDGFTHDEIASQLGISVGASKSNLARARENLRQLLKHLNYDEYARANR; from the coding sequence TTGTCGAACGCATCGAATATACCCGCTCTACCTGAACTGCTCGCCGGTTGTCTTCGAAACAGCCGCCGTAGTCAGGAGCTGCTATACCGGCAGTTTTATGGGTATGCCATGAGCATTTGCCTGCGTTATGCACCAACGCGGGAAGGGGCGCTGGAAGTGCTGAACGACGGTTTCCTGAAGGTTTTTACCCGATTGGAACAGTACGAACAAACCCAGCCCTTTAAGGGGTGGTTACGACGAATCCTGATCAATACAGCTGTTGATCACTATCGGCAGGAGGTTCGGCATTTTTACCATGAAGATGTTGAACAGGCCGATCAGGCGGCAGTAGCGGAATCGACAGACGCTTATAGCCAACTAGCCTATGAAGAGTTGATGGGGCTGATTCAACGGCTGTCGCCCGCTTATCGATTGGTGTTTAACTTATACGTCATTGACGGATTTACACACGACGAAATTGCGTCGCAACTTGGTATTTCGGTTGGAGCGTCGAAGTCGAATCTGGCTCGCGCCCGCGAAA
- the gldG gene encoding gliding motility-associated ABC transporter substrate-binding protein GldG has translation MKSASLRTLGIIAALVAINILSAFVFFRLDLTQEKRYTLSEATQNLLADLPDDVHVDVYLTGDLPPAFKRLENATRETLDEFQAVAGRKITYRTIDPDRITNVDEKNKLIDKLQQKGLLPTNLVASEGGKRTEKLVFPGVVVSYKGKDTGVLLLKGNKAASKEEQLNQSYEGVEFQLASAIRKLTQTKENRRRVGLLMHTQVPPSRFADLLASVQENYDLFFIDMTKPGPITGLDAVLVMKPDQPFSEDDIFKLDQFVVNGGRALFFVDGQRIDSVSNEGTYAQPLNLGLDDLFFRWGVRINRDVVKDLYCAPIPLNVGNLGDKPNIQPIPWRFFPILNNFGTSGNPIVRNLDGILGRFVSTLDTVRSTGIQKTPLLLTSAYTKIVQVPALISYNEARQQPDPKTYNDGSRMVGCLLEGTFKSLFANRILPNDPRASGFRTEGEPSRVLVCSDGDLVLNDVDFKRGVPYPLGYDRFTGTMYANKDFVLNAIDYLVDPNGVIAARARTVTLRPLDKIRINENRTGWQILNLIGPLVLIGLIGVVWQLARRRKFAR, from the coding sequence ATGAAATCCGCTTCCTTGCGTACACTTGGTATCATTGCGGCCCTGGTGGCCATCAATATCTTATCTGCATTCGTCTTTTTCCGGCTCGATCTGACCCAGGAAAAACGCTATACGTTATCAGAAGCTACCCAAAATCTACTCGCCGACTTACCCGACGATGTTCACGTTGATGTATACCTGACCGGCGACCTCCCTCCTGCTTTCAAACGGCTCGAAAATGCTACCCGCGAAACACTCGATGAATTTCAGGCGGTTGCGGGTCGAAAGATTACTTACCGAACAATTGACCCCGATCGGATTACGAACGTTGACGAGAAAAATAAACTCATCGATAAACTTCAGCAAAAGGGCCTCCTACCAACCAACCTGGTTGCCAGTGAAGGCGGAAAACGAACCGAAAAACTGGTTTTTCCGGGCGTTGTCGTTTCATATAAGGGCAAAGACACCGGTGTGTTGCTTCTGAAAGGAAATAAAGCAGCCTCAAAAGAAGAACAGTTGAATCAGTCTTATGAAGGAGTTGAATTTCAACTGGCTTCGGCCATTCGAAAACTGACCCAGACCAAAGAGAATCGTCGCCGTGTGGGGTTGCTTATGCATACACAGGTGCCCCCTTCCCGTTTTGCCGATCTGTTGGCATCAGTACAGGAAAATTATGATCTGTTTTTTATCGACATGACCAAACCAGGCCCAATTACGGGTCTCGATGCCGTGTTGGTTATGAAACCCGATCAGCCTTTTTCGGAAGACGACATTTTTAAACTCGATCAGTTTGTTGTTAACGGTGGGCGTGCCCTGTTTTTTGTAGATGGCCAACGGATCGATAGTGTCAGCAATGAGGGTACCTATGCGCAACCACTCAACCTCGGCCTCGACGATCTGTTTTTCCGCTGGGGTGTTCGCATCAATCGCGATGTGGTAAAGGATCTGTATTGTGCTCCTATTCCGCTCAATGTCGGTAACCTCGGCGACAAGCCCAACATTCAACCAATTCCCTGGCGTTTTTTCCCGATCCTGAACAACTTTGGCACGTCGGGGAACCCAATTGTCCGTAATCTGGATGGGATTCTGGGGCGATTTGTCAGTACACTCGACACGGTTCGGTCGACAGGTATTCAGAAAACGCCACTCCTGCTTACATCGGCTTATACCAAAATTGTGCAGGTGCCAGCCCTGATTTCCTATAACGAAGCGCGTCAGCAGCCCGATCCTAAAACCTATAATGACGGCTCCCGAATGGTTGGCTGCCTGTTGGAAGGAACATTCAAATCGCTGTTTGCCAACCGCATTCTACCCAACGACCCTCGTGCCAGTGGTTTCCGAACCGAAGGCGAGCCATCGCGGGTGCTGGTCTGCTCCGATGGCGACCTGGTGCTTAACGATGTCGATTTCAAGCGCGGTGTACCTTATCCGCTTGGCTATGACCGATTTACAGGTACGATGTATGCCAATAAGGATTTTGTCCTAAACGCGATTGATTATCTGGTTGATCCAAACGGCGTAATTGCGGCCCGCGCCCGTACGGTTACGCTTCGCCCGCTCGACAAAATTCGGATTAACGAGAACCGAACAGGCTGGCAAATACTCAATCTGATTGGGCCACTGGTCCTGATTGGTCTGATTGGTGTTGTCTGGCAACTAGCCCGACGCCGGAAGTTTGCCCGCTAA
- a CDS encoding NADH-quinone oxidoreductase subunit M translates to MILSLLIFLPLLGSLVVALLPDSLKSQIRLFALVITLIELILAGAAYVSFDKTISGYQLLEQADWITLSLGNLGVASIDYLVGVDGFSLPLVVLSAVVMLIGVISSWTMTHRLKAYYSLYLLLTGTIMGCFVALDFFLFFLFFEFMLLPMYFLIGLWGGPRREYASIKFFLYTLLGSLLILLVMIGLYLSVMDPVSTAVVAGLVPDVSDMTDDMVRVVQTYLQNGQLNSAQIVHTFDMRYLADGGNYLPDAFLNPSAEPIIMGLPARMLAFWAVFIGFAIKLPIVPLHTWLPDAHVEAPTPVSVVLAGVLLKIGGYGFLRIVWNFFPDGAAEYAQTLAALGTLSIVYGGLNALAQTDVKKLIAYSSVSHMGFVLLGVASLTAEGVNGAIYQMVSHGVLSAMLFLLVGVLYDRTHDRRIDSYRGLLQPMPQYTLLTAVAFFGSLGLPGFSGFVGELFTLMGSFQSQWIPGWLTAVSTTGILLAAGYFLWTLQRMFFGPTWIRPFENHSGPATILDDLTAREKLMLIPLGLMTLALGIFPNLVLNLSGATVAEWLIKFSVE, encoded by the coding sequence ATGATTCTTTCGTTACTTATTTTTCTTCCGTTGCTGGGCTCGCTGGTAGTGGCGCTGCTGCCAGATAGCCTGAAATCTCAAATTCGACTATTTGCGTTAGTGATAACGCTGATTGAGCTGATTCTGGCAGGTGCAGCCTATGTGTCGTTCGACAAAACGATTTCGGGGTATCAACTACTCGAACAGGCCGACTGGATTACATTGTCGCTGGGCAATCTGGGCGTTGCTTCGATCGATTACCTGGTAGGCGTCGATGGGTTTAGCCTGCCATTGGTTGTGTTGTCGGCGGTGGTTATGCTCATTGGGGTTATCTCATCGTGGACGATGACCCACCGGCTGAAAGCCTATTATTCGCTCTACCTGCTGCTGACGGGGACTATTATGGGGTGTTTCGTAGCGCTCGATTTCTTCCTGTTTTTCCTGTTTTTCGAGTTCATGCTCCTACCCATGTATTTTCTCATTGGGTTGTGGGGCGGGCCGCGCCGGGAGTATGCATCTATTAAGTTTTTTCTGTATACGCTGCTGGGCTCTTTGCTGATTTTGCTGGTAATGATTGGGTTATATCTATCCGTTATGGACCCCGTCAGTACGGCAGTGGTGGCGGGTCTGGTTCCCGATGTGTCGGATATGACCGACGATATGGTTCGGGTGGTGCAGACTTACCTCCAGAACGGTCAATTGAATTCGGCTCAGATTGTACATACCTTCGACATGCGCTACCTGGCCGATGGTGGCAACTACCTGCCCGATGCTTTTCTGAATCCATCGGCCGAACCAATCATTATGGGGCTTCCGGCTCGTATGCTGGCGTTTTGGGCCGTATTCATTGGGTTTGCCATTAAATTGCCAATAGTGCCTTTGCATACCTGGCTGCCCGATGCCCACGTTGAAGCGCCAACGCCCGTTTCGGTGGTACTGGCGGGAGTGTTGCTGAAAATTGGCGGCTATGGTTTCCTGCGGATTGTCTGGAATTTTTTTCCTGATGGGGCCGCTGAGTATGCACAAACCCTGGCCGCGCTGGGCACGCTATCAATTGTGTATGGTGGGCTGAATGCGCTGGCTCAGACCGATGTGAAAAAGCTGATCGCTTATTCGTCCGTATCGCACATGGGATTTGTGCTGCTGGGCGTGGCCTCACTAACGGCCGAAGGTGTTAATGGTGCTATTTATCAGATGGTTAGCCACGGCGTTTTATCGGCTATGTTGTTTCTCCTGGTTGGGGTTCTGTACGATCGCACCCACGACCGTCGGATCGATTCGTATCGGGGACTTTTGCAGCCGATGCCGCAGTATACTCTGTTGACGGCTGTAGCCTTTTTTGGGTCGCTTGGGCTGCCCGGGTTTTCGGGCTTTGTGGGCGAGTTGTTTACACTAATGGGTAGTTTTCAGTCGCAATGGATACCCGGCTGGCTGACGGCTGTTTCAACAACGGGTATCCTGCTGGCGGCCGGTTATTTTCTCTGGACACTTCAGCGCATGTTTTTTGGCCCAACCTGGATACGTCCTTTCGAGAACCATTCAGGCCCGGCCACCATATTGGATGATCTGACAGCCCGCGAAAAACTCATGCTGATTCCATTGGGGCTGATGACCCTGGCATTGGGAATTTTTCCTAATCTGGTACTGAATCTGAGCGGGGCTACCGTAGCCGAATGGCTTATTAAGTTTTCGGTCGAATAA
- a CDS encoding NADH-quinone oxidoreductase subunit L produces MPDTTSPLFSGLIATLLILPFVGFVGVAGINRQFAGKVAVALTGIGLALSIALVMQLPEQPVALRTAWATLSGVSFGASFRIDTLAGLMLVLVHFVALLVQIYSLSYLHNEPKLSRYFSYLQLFVGAMLGIVLAGNLLVMYAFWELVGLASFLLIGFYAERPAASKAAQKAFLMNRVGDIGFLLGIFLTYYYFDTLEFDQLTTSSAPVALPTTLGLCLFMGCVGKSAQFPLLTWLPDAMEGPTPVSALLHAATMVAAGIFLLARIHPLLSPDALVVIALTGAITTIWGGYSAVFQTDIKKVLAFSTISQLGLMVVGMGTGNVGGAMFHLFTHAFFKAGLFLSAGAVIHAVDTQDMRHMGGLRKVLPATFIGYTICAAALAGVPFLSGFLSKETIIGGAFNWSAEQGGGLSYLIPVVLLLSSVLTALYMARQWRLVFWGRYRNENVLAYQVHEADWLMRGPILVLAVLSFWFWFSLNPFSAQEGWFFSLIPITDEPAHWWLAPVSVGLVLAGGWYGFRMHEPNQTSSYVRLSQEYGYLDTLYHHLIINPTLKLTSLLNRADQRIVDGAVNGAGISTVVLAQLTSAFDRFGVDGLVNGLAWLTGQVGNLSRSVQNGRVQSYITAAVVGLLVVLWWLL; encoded by the coding sequence ATGCCCGACACAACTTCCCCACTGTTTTCTGGACTGATTGCTACCTTGCTGATTCTGCCGTTTGTTGGATTTGTGGGGGTGGCAGGCATAAACCGGCAGTTTGCAGGAAAAGTGGCAGTGGCATTAACGGGCATTGGGTTAGCCTTGTCGATAGCGTTAGTTATGCAACTGCCCGAACAACCCGTTGCGTTGCGGACTGCCTGGGCAACCCTATCGGGTGTGTCATTCGGGGCCAGTTTTCGGATTGACACGCTGGCCGGGCTTATGCTGGTGCTGGTTCATTTTGTGGCCTTACTGGTGCAGATTTATTCGCTCTCCTATCTGCACAACGAACCGAAGTTATCCCGTTATTTTTCGTATCTGCAACTGTTCGTTGGGGCCATGCTGGGCATTGTGCTGGCGGGTAATTTGCTGGTGATGTACGCTTTCTGGGAGTTGGTGGGGCTGGCGTCGTTTCTGCTGATTGGCTTTTACGCTGAGCGACCTGCTGCCTCGAAGGCTGCTCAAAAGGCCTTCCTTATGAACCGCGTTGGCGACATTGGCTTTCTGCTCGGTATTTTTCTGACATATTATTACTTCGATACTCTCGAATTTGATCAGTTGACCACGAGTAGTGCTCCGGTCGCTTTACCAACCACACTGGGTTTATGCCTCTTTATGGGATGCGTAGGCAAATCGGCGCAGTTCCCATTGCTAACCTGGCTGCCCGATGCCATGGAAGGGCCTACCCCCGTGTCGGCACTACTTCATGCCGCTACCATGGTGGCGGCTGGCATTTTCCTGCTGGCTCGAATCCATCCATTGCTATCGCCTGATGCCTTAGTTGTCATTGCGTTAACGGGGGCCATTACAACTATTTGGGGCGGTTATTCTGCCGTTTTTCAGACCGACATCAAAAAAGTACTGGCATTCTCGACCATATCGCAACTGGGGCTTATGGTTGTCGGCATGGGAACCGGAAATGTTGGTGGGGCTATGTTTCATCTGTTTACACACGCTTTCTTTAAGGCAGGGCTTTTTTTAAGTGCCGGAGCCGTCATTCATGCCGTCGATACGCAGGATATGCGCCACATGGGGGGGCTACGGAAAGTGCTGCCTGCTACCTTCATCGGATATACTATTTGTGCGGCTGCGTTGGCGGGCGTTCCATTTCTGTCGGGGTTTTTATCGAAAGAAACCATTATTGGTGGAGCCTTCAACTGGTCGGCCGAACAGGGCGGTGGCTTATCGTACCTGATACCAGTAGTTCTGTTGCTGTCGTCGGTGTTGACGGCTTTGTATATGGCCCGGCAATGGCGATTGGTTTTTTGGGGTCGTTACCGCAACGAAAATGTACTGGCCTATCAGGTACATGAAGCGGACTGGCTTATGCGTGGTCCTATTCTTGTGCTGGCGGTCCTGTCGTTCTGGTTCTGGTTTTCACTAAATCCATTTTCGGCGCAGGAGGGCTGGTTTTTTAGCCTGATTCCCATTACTGACGAACCGGCTCACTGGTGGCTGGCGCCGGTTTCTGTTGGGCTGGTGCTGGCGGGCGGCTGGTATGGATTTCGTATGCATGAACCAAACCAAACCAGTAGCTATGTTCGGCTATCGCAGGAATACGGCTACCTCGATACACTTTATCACCATTTGATCATTAATCCAACGCTTAAACTGACTTCGCTGCTTAACCGGGCCGATCAGCGCATAGTCGATGGCGCTGTGAATGGCGCAGGTATTTCGACGGTTGTACTGGCGCAATTAACATCCGCCTTCGATCGGTTTGGTGTCGATGGTCTTGTGAATGGCCTGGCCTGGTTAACCGGGCAGGTAGGTAATCTGAGCCGTTCGGTGCAAAACGGTCGTGTGCAGTCGTATATCACAGCTGCCGTTGTTGGCTTATTGGTGGTACTTTGGTGGCTTTTATGA
- the nuoK gene encoding NADH-quinone oxidoreductase subunit NuoK, which yields MEPVNSHLFLIVGAALFAIGLAVVLLKRHAIVVLMGIELMFNAVNINLVAFSQYDPDRLQGQVMSLFVMVVAAAESAVALAIVLQVYRHFRTVQLDELNEMKH from the coding sequence TTGGAACCTGTTAATAGCCACCTATTTCTGATTGTTGGTGCGGCCTTGTTTGCCATTGGTCTGGCAGTGGTGTTGCTTAAGCGACATGCCATTGTGGTACTTATGGGTATCGAACTGATGTTCAATGCTGTCAATATCAATCTGGTGGCGTTTAGTCAGTATGACCCCGACCGATTGCAGGGGCAGGTAATGAGCCTGTTTGTGATGGTGGTGGCGGCTGCCGAGTCGGCGGTGGCATTGGCTATCGTGTTGCAGGTATATCGCCATTTTCGTACCGTACAACTCGATGAGTTGAATGAAATGAAACATTAA
- a CDS encoding TIM barrel protein codes for MSSRRKALKTLTGSALALSLTDSLAGSMTQTNVAAPQLKGRINHSVCRWCYSKIPLDDLCKAAKEMGIASIDLTNPDEWPVLKKYGLTSALPQGAGKGIPDGFNNPKFHDELVASYEAIFPKLKAAGLNTVICFSGNRRGMSNEEGLENCAVGLKRLMPSAEKHGITMIMELLNSKVDHKDYMCDHTAWGVELCKRVGSDNFKLLYDIYHMQIMEGDIIRTIRENSKYIGHYHTGGNPGRNEIDETQELNYPAIMKAIVDTGFKGYVAQEFIPKRDPLTSLKEAVLLCDV; via the coding sequence ATGTCTTCCCGCCGGAAAGCCCTAAAAACCTTAACTGGCAGTGCATTGGCGCTGTCGTTAACTGATTCGTTAGCTGGTTCTATGACTCAGACCAATGTTGCCGCTCCTCAACTGAAGGGGCGTATTAATCACTCGGTATGCCGGTGGTGTTACAGCAAAATTCCGCTCGACGATCTCTGCAAGGCCGCTAAAGAAATGGGTATCGCGTCAATTGATCTGACCAACCCCGATGAGTGGCCCGTGTTGAAAAAATACGGCCTGACATCAGCTCTGCCGCAGGGAGCCGGAAAAGGGATTCCCGATGGCTTTAACAACCCGAAATTTCATGATGAACTGGTTGCCAGCTACGAAGCTATTTTCCCGAAACTGAAAGCGGCTGGCCTCAACACCGTGATTTGTTTTTCGGGCAACCGCCGTGGCATGAGCAATGAGGAGGGGTTAGAAAACTGTGCCGTTGGCCTGAAACGATTGATGCCCAGTGCCGAAAAACACGGCATTACCATGATCATGGAGTTGCTCAATAGCAAAGTCGATCATAAAGACTATATGTGCGACCATACAGCCTGGGGTGTAGAACTCTGCAAACGCGTAGGTTCAGACAATTTCAAACTGCTCTACGATATCTATCATATGCAGATCATGGAAGGCGACATTATTCGCACCATCCGGGAAAACAGTAAATACATTGGTCATTACCACACGGGCGGTAATCCTGGCCGTAATGAGATCGACGAAACTCAGGAGCTAAATTACCCGGCTATTATGAAAGCTATTGTCGATACGGGCTTCAAAGGATACGTAGCGCAGGAATTTATTCCCAAACGCGATCCGCTAACGAGCCTCAAAGAAGCCGTTCTGCTGTGCGATGTATAG
- a CDS encoding DUF1080 domain-containing protein: MNYLRLSVAGLLALALTLNGQAEHLPKPKKGKWESLFDGKDLKGWHIYLKSGEPVSDKWTVDDGAIHLKQGGAGDLVTDKEYGDFELELEWKIAEGGNSGIIYHVHEDPQFKATYQTGPEMQVLDNERHPDAKQGRDGNRTAGALYDLQKPVTPNAAKPAGEWNKARLIIRNGKAEQYLNGKKTAEYPTSGPEWDKMVSESKFKGWEGFGKYTTGHIALQDHGNKVWFRNIRIREL; the protein is encoded by the coding sequence ATGAACTATCTGCGCTTATCTGTAGCCGGTTTACTGGCCCTTGCGCTAACTCTCAACGGACAGGCCGAACATCTTCCTAAACCTAAAAAAGGAAAATGGGAAAGCCTTTTCGATGGCAAAGACCTGAAAGGCTGGCATATTTACCTGAAATCTGGCGAGCCGGTTTCGGATAAGTGGACCGTTGACGATGGAGCTATTCATCTGAAGCAGGGTGGCGCTGGCGACCTCGTCACGGATAAAGAATACGGCGACTTTGAACTGGAACTGGAATGGAAAATTGCCGAAGGGGGCAACAGTGGTATCATTTACCACGTTCACGAAGATCCACAATTTAAAGCGACCTATCAGACAGGCCCCGAAATGCAGGTGCTCGACAACGAACGCCACCCCGATGCTAAACAGGGACGCGATGGGAACCGTACGGCAGGTGCGCTTTACGATTTGCAAAAGCCCGTTACACCAAACGCGGCCAAACCCGCTGGCGAATGGAATAAAGCTCGTTTAATTATTCGCAACGGTAAGGCAGAACAGTACCTGAATGGTAAAAAAACCGCCGAATATCCAACCAGTGGCCCCGAATGGGACAAAATGGTATCCGAGAGCAAGTTTAAGGGCTGGGAAGGCTTTGGTAAATATACTACCGGCCATATTGCGTTACAGGATCATGGCAATAAAGTGTGGTTTCGCAACATCCGAATCCGCGAATTGTAA
- the galU gene encoding UTP--glucose-1-phosphate uridylyltransferase GalU: MIKKAVIPAAGLGTRFLPATKAQPKEMLPIIDRPTIQYVVQEAVDSGIEDILIITGKGKRAIEDHFDRNFELENRLEEKEDQLLLDEMRRLSDMANLHYVRQRELNGLGDAIRYARQHVGNEAFAVLLGDTIMDSVIPVTQQLVDTYEQYGCSVIAVEEVPHDKVNRYGIVGGNSLSDRILELDTLVEKPAISEAPSNLAIAGRYVLTPEIFTMLDQTPVGKNNEIQLTDALLLLLKRENLYAHRIEGKRHDIGNKLDFLKTTVEFALKRPEFADKFRAFLEEIVRNG; encoded by the coding sequence ATGATCAAAAAAGCCGTTATTCCCGCTGCCGGACTAGGAACCCGGTTTCTGCCTGCCACCAAGGCTCAACCTAAAGAAATGCTGCCTATCATTGACCGGCCTACGATTCAATATGTCGTTCAGGAAGCGGTTGATTCAGGTATTGAAGACATTCTGATTATTACAGGCAAAGGCAAACGAGCCATCGAAGATCACTTCGACCGGAACTTCGAACTCGAAAATCGACTCGAAGAAAAGGAAGATCAGTTGTTGCTGGATGAAATGCGTCGACTGTCGGATATGGCCAATTTGCACTACGTTCGCCAGCGCGAACTGAACGGACTGGGCGATGCTATCCGGTATGCCAGGCAGCACGTTGGTAATGAGGCTTTTGCGGTATTGCTGGGCGATACCATTATGGATTCGGTAATTCCAGTTACGCAGCAATTGGTCGACACCTATGAGCAATATGGCTGTTCGGTGATTGCAGTTGAAGAAGTGCCGCACGACAAAGTTAATCGGTACGGAATTGTGGGGGGGAACTCGCTGAGCGACCGGATTCTTGAACTCGATACATTAGTAGAAAAACCGGCTATCAGCGAAGCACCGTCGAATCTGGCCATTGCCGGACGCTATGTGCTGACGCCCGAAATTTTTACGATGCTCGATCAAACACCGGTGGGTAAAAACAACGAAATTCAGCTTACCGATGCCTTGCTGCTCCTGCTCAAGCGCGAAAACCTGTATGCACACCGGATCGAAGGCAAACGTCATGACATTGGCAATAAACTCGATTTTCTGAAAACGACGGTCGAGTTTGCGCTGAAGCGTCCGGAGTTTGCTGATAAGTTTCGGGCTTTTCTGGAAGAGATTGTTCGCAACGGTTGA
- a CDS encoding GHMP kinase yields MLIETRAYARAGLFGNPSDGFYGKTIAISVRNFGASVTLYQSPELTIEAQPQDTNIFRSLHHLRDAVSTLGYHGGVPLLKAAIKKFAEYCEQEQIRLPNQNFSIRYSTSIPRQVGLSGSSAIIVATFRALMQFYSVEIPQPILPNLVLATETDELGITAGLQDRVIQCYEGCVYMDFDRETMARQGYGQYEPIDSQLLPKLYIAYNTDLGKQSGRVHNDIRSRWLKGEPLVVDTMAAIANVAREGRDALQRQDTKLLNELVNRNFDLRAQIYSISDRNRSLIETARVCGASASFTGSGGSIIGLYRDDAMLNRLFVELRKINARVIKPYVV; encoded by the coding sequence TTGCTTATCGAAACCCGTGCCTATGCCCGGGCGGGCCTGTTTGGCAACCCGTCTGATGGCTTTTATGGTAAAACCATTGCCATTTCTGTTCGCAACTTCGGAGCGTCCGTTACGCTTTATCAATCGCCGGAATTGACTATTGAAGCGCAACCGCAGGATACGAATATATTCCGAAGCCTGCATCATTTGCGCGATGCCGTTAGTACGCTTGGCTATCATGGCGGTGTGCCGCTCCTGAAAGCAGCCATCAAGAAATTCGCTGAATATTGTGAACAGGAGCAGATCCGGTTACCTAATCAGAATTTTTCGATCCGGTATAGCACATCCATTCCGCGTCAGGTGGGGCTGTCGGGGTCTAGTGCTATCATTGTTGCTACGTTTCGGGCACTGATGCAATTCTATAGTGTGGAGATTCCGCAGCCAATTTTGCCCAATCTGGTGCTTGCTACCGAAACCGATGAGCTAGGTATTACGGCTGGTTTGCAGGACCGTGTTATTCAGTGCTACGAAGGTTGCGTATATATGGACTTCGATCGGGAAACCATGGCCCGGCAGGGATATGGGCAGTATGAGCCAATAGATTCTCAGCTACTTCCGAAACTGTATATTGCCTACAACACCGATCTGGGAAAGCAGTCGGGGCGGGTGCATAACGATATACGGTCGCGCTGGCTGAAAGGCGAACCTCTCGTTGTCGACACAATGGCTGCTATTGCCAATGTAGCCCGCGAAGGCCGCGATGCCTTGCAAAGGCAGGATACCAAACTCCTGAACGAACTTGTTAACCGAAATTTCGATCTGCGGGCACAAATCTATAGCATCAGCGACCGGAACCGTAGTCTGATCGAAACGGCACGGGTCTGTGGTGCATCGGCGTCGTTTACGGGTTCGGGTGGGTCAATCATCGGGTTATATCGCGACGATGCCATGCTGAACCGGCTCTTTGTTGAACTCAGAAAAATTAATGCCCGCGTTATAAAGCCATATGTTGTATAG
- a CDS encoding XRE family transcriptional regulator, which yields MIHIRLQQLIDSLNVSVLEFARQLGERRGEKVYHILHGRLKPRYDTLEKILLAYPQVNGDWLLRGEGMMFKTLNSPSAAITTEERLRNVEFLLFQLNERMALLQQTNDQLVAELVKSRG from the coding sequence ATGATCCATATTCGTTTGCAGCAATTAATTGATTCGCTCAATGTTAGCGTGCTGGAGTTTGCCCGTCAATTGGGTGAACGTCGTGGCGAAAAAGTGTATCATATTTTGCACGGACGGCTGAAGCCCCGCTACGATACGCTGGAAAAAATCTTGCTGGCTTATCCGCAGGTCAATGGCGATTGGTTGTTGCGGGGAGAAGGTATGATGTTTAAAACCCTTAATTCGCCGTCGGCCGCTATCACCACAGAAGAGCGTTTGCGGAACGTGGAGTTTTTGCTGTTTCAGCTAAACGAACGTATGGCCCTCTTGCAGCAAACAAACGATCAACTGGTGGCGGAACTGGTAAAAAGCAGGGGATAG